In Leptospira montravelensis, the genomic window ACTATAAGCAGGTGGTAAATATTGGATAGCCCTGTCATTGAATTCCCGGTATGCAGACAATCCTTTTCTGGAAATCAAATTTACGTATCGCCTAGGAGGATTGGCTGCGAGAACATTACATTTTTTTTCTTTGGCTATGGAAACCAAAGGAAGGTAATCAGATTTAAAATTTTTCCATTGGGTTGTGGAAGAAAGAAAATTTGACTCAGATATAGTGCCTTCCAAAAATTCGTTAACTATGTATTGCCCGTCTTGTTCTAACATTTCTAATGACAAGGATACCGGCTCTAATTCAGAAATCCGTCCAAACAAAGTTTCGTAAAACCGATGTAAGTCTTCATTGTCATGTTCTTCTCCAAGAACAATAACATTGTATTTGGATGATTCTTTAATGATTTCCGAAATAGAAACAATTTCTGCAGTGGATGTTCTTATAATTTGAACCGGTAATGGTAATTCCTCAGCAGAAATTCCCAAAACTACAAATAAAAAAACACAATATCGAAACAAATTAAAGAAGGCTTTCAATCGCTTGTTTTAACTCGGCACTTTCTGGTTTCGTTCCGGAAGGAAACCTAAATACAACATTTCCATTTTTATCGATGAGGAATTTTTCAAAGTTCCACTTCACATCGCCTTTTTCTTTTGCATTCTCTGTCAAAAATTGATAAACAGGATCTTTATCATTTCCAAGAACTTTTGTTTTTTTCATCAGATCAAAACTGACTCCAAAGTTAAGTTTGCAAAACTCGGCAATTTGAGTTTCCGTTCCTGGTTCTTGACCGCCAAAATCATTGGAAGGAAAACCTATCACTTTTAAACCTTTGGCTTTATAAGTTTGATGGATTTTTTCAAGACCTTCATATTGCGGCGTATAACCACATTTAGATGCAACGTTGACAACAAGGACAGGATTACCTTTATAATCGGAAAGTGAAACTTCCTTTCCTTGGATGGATACAGACTTAAAATCAAAAAATGACATCTTTTTTCCTCCGGCATAGATATAAGAACTGATTAAGAGAAAAATGGCAAACAAAACTTTTCTTTGCATGGAACCCCCCTGTTCCAAGTTTAGACTATGTCTGCATTGTTTTTCGCTGTACTTTCTGAGGCCAAATCTTGGTTGGAACGATCGCAGGCGAAACCCTTTTCTCACTCAGGAAAATTTCGAATTTTTAAAAATGAATCTCATTTTATCATAATCTCTGGAACGGGAAAACTTTCTATGGCACTGGCAGTCTCTGAATTTGCACATACATTGTCCAAAGAGGAAAGAAACCAAATGAAAATTTGGAACTTGGGAATAGCGGGCTCAAATAATCAGGAAATTCCATTAGGTGATTTTTTTTGGATTCATAAAATCACTGATGCTGCATCAGGGAGAGATTTTTATCCAGATCGAATCATGGGCTCCCAATTCAAAAAAGAAACCAACCTCAAAACCTTTGATAAACCCATTACTAAAGAAAAAAAAGTAGATAGGTTTTTATCTCTCACTGAAGAAGAGTTAGATGGTGTGAGTTTAATTGATATGGAAGGTTCTGGTTTTTTTGAAGCAGCTTCACTTTACTTTCCTTTAGAAAACATAGCGGTTGGAAAAGTGGTATCCGACCACCTAGAAGGAAAATTTTGCCAATCAGAAAATATAGAAATGATGATGGAAAAAATCTTAAATCCTTTATATGAAGAATGGATTTCGCCATTGCCTTGGGACCGTGTGGATCCATTCGAAACCAATGACTGGCCCATTGTAGAGACTTTTATTCAAGACATTCGCCTAACAGAAACCATGAAACATGACCTAAAAAAATCGGTTCGTTTTTTTCGCCTTCGAAACCCCGATTCTTTATTACCTTTACCCGAGACTATGTTGAAAAATAATTTAAAATCAAAAACAGATCTCAAACAGTTTTTTGATGACTGGAGAAAATCCCTCCATGTTTAAAACCTTTTCTCATATTTATATCGAAGAAAATATCAAAGACCATTTCCGTACAAAAGAAATTTTAGCTAGGTTCCCGAATTCAATTCCTATTTTGATTCGACATTATAAAGATAGTTTCAATCGAAATTCTCAAAACTTCCGAATCCAAAAAGAAAGTCCGAAATTGATCTTGGCCGAAAAAAAGGAAAATTTTCTTTATCCTGGAAGCGATTTTTCTCCTAACTTCTCACATCCACATTTCTATTACAATACATTAGCACTTAACTGTATTTACGATTGCGAATACTGTTATTTGCAAGGGATGTTTCCGTCCGCAAATCTAGTGTTATTTGTGAATTGGGAAGATTTTTTTTCTGCCACAGAGGAATTTATAGAAAAAAATAAATCTCTCTATCTGGCCTTATCCTATGACACAGATCTTTTAGCACTAGAATCCTTTTTTCCAGCAACAAAAGAATGGCTAAAGTTTGCAGAATTACATCCAAATTTAAGTTTGGAGATCCGCACAAAGTCAACTAACTACGGTCAAATTGCCAAAATGAAACCAAATCCCAATGTCATTTTAGCATGGACTGTCAGTCCCCAAGCCATCATAGAAAAGGTGGAACACGGAACTCCTTCATTACAAGCACGTTTAAAATCAATCAACCAAGCAATCTCAGACGGCTGGAAGGTCCGGATTTGTATTGATCCTATCCTACGAGTTCCTGATTGGAATACCCATTACCAATCGTTAGCTGACATACTAGGGAAAGAACTAAAAATGGATGGCCTTACAGACATTAGTTTTGGTGGATTTAGAATGAATATTGATTTTCTGAAACGAATCACAGAAGTGAGAAAGGACTCATCCATTTTATTTCATGCTTTTGAAAAAAAAGATAAAATAGTTTCTTATTCAAAATTAGAAACAGAAGAAATTTTAGAACTCATGTCCACCTCGCTAAATAAGAACTTTTCTCCTTCTCAAATAAAAGTAAGTTATTTTTGAATTTTTCCTTTTCTTTTCTGTAACTACTTCCTAACCTTAGTGCCTACCTATGAAGAAAAGAGTCATTTTACTATCCCTATTGGGAATATTTTTTGCGATATTCGGCTGTGCAGAAGTCAATCGCAACAAACCGATTGCCAAAGAAGGGAAATTAGATTTATCCTCATGGGACTTTATAAAAGACGGAAACATCACTCTTGACGGAGAATGGGAATTCTATTGGAATCAAACGGCCAAAGGAATCCAAATTGATGAAGAACTAGGAAGAGAATCTAAGTACATCTACCAAACCATCCCATCCAATTGGAAAGGAGTCGATTGGTTTGGAGAAACTCTTGGTGGATTTGGTTATGCGACATATAAACTAAAAGTAAGATTTCCGAAAGACACACCAAACCTTGCCTTCCATAACCTGGATCTTTCTTCTGCATACCGATTGTACATCAACGGAAAATTAGTATTAGAGCGCGGTAGTTTCGGAATTAACCCAAATTACTTTGAACCATCTTATAAATCTGTCCTAATGGACCTTGAACCAGTTTCTGGTGAAACAGAAATCGTTTATGAAATTTCCAATTTCCATTATTCAAAAGGTGGTTTTTGGGAAAGTATGGAACTTGGCGAAAGACGAACGTTATACGACAAAGTCAATCGCAGTTACCAAGTAACCTCATTTCTTGCTGGAAGTATTTTCCTGTGGGCACTTTACCATTTAGGTCTTTTTGTCATGCGAAGACAGGACAAGGCCAGCCTTTTCATATCCTTATTTAGTTTACTAATTGTTATGCGCCTTCTTACCATAGGGGAAAGAAATATTCTTAATATCTTCCCCAATATGCCAATGGATTTTCTCATTCGATTGGAATTTTCAACTATCTATATCGCAACCATTGTATTTGCCTATTTTTATCGATTGGTATTTCCAAACACTGTTGGGCAAAAAACCATTTGGGTATTAAATATTCTCATAGCTCCATTCCTAATTTCTATATTTTTGCCTGTCGCAGTTTTTAGTGCACAAATTCACTATTTTCAAATTTTTCTGATTTTAGTATGTGTAAGAATTACAATTGCGATCATCATGGCTTACCGCTCCGACACGGTAGGAGCTGGTTTATCTCTGATCGGATTTAGTTTTGTATTTGGGACTGTTGTCCATGATATCCTTTATCAAAACAATGTAATCAATACAATGAACCTAACTCCGTTTGGATTTTTGGGTTTTATTCTGTTTCAAGGATATATTCTTTCTTACGGGTTTACAAGAGCTTACCTTTCCATCGAAAAACTTAAAGAAAGATTAGAAGTTTCCAATAAAGAATTAAACATTCTCAAAGAAGGTTTAGAAGATATCGTAGTAGAAAGAACACAAGAACTTGAAAATTCTAAAGCAAATATCGAAAGGCTGAATGAATTTGCAAAAACACTAAATACCTCTCTCGAATTAGATAGTATTCTCGCAAAAGCTTTTGATTACTTAAATGAAGAAGTTTATTGTGATTCCATGATACTACTTTTAGTAGATGTAGAAAACTCTAAGATTATTTACCATAAATCAGTTATTTCTCCTAACTCTGCATTGGCGCTTGCATCAAAATTAAATGGAATGAGTTTTCCATTGGATCCCAGTGCAGGAATTTTTTACCAAGTATACAAAAGAAATCGTCCTTTCCGATTTGCAAAAGTTTGGGAGTCGCGACTTACTGAATCAAATCAAAAGTTTGTACAATTAATTGGAAAACATCCTGGAATGATTATACCTCTTAGTTCACAAGGAAAAGTCATCGCTATGTTGGCTTTATTTACTGAACAAAAAGGAACAAATTTTTCTAGGTCACAACTCCAGTTAGTCGAAAACACTGCAGAAAACATCGCCACAGCTGTAACCAATTCGATCCTTGTAGAAGAAATGAATCGAGAGAAGTTCATTGCAGAAAATGCAAGAATGCAAATGGAAAACGCAAAAAATGAAGTGGTCAAACTAAACGAATTTACAAAAAAAATCA contains:
- a CDS encoding ChaN family lipoprotein, with the translated sequence MFRYCVFLFVVLGISAEELPLPVQIIRTSTAEIVSISEIIKESSKYNVIVLGEEHDNEDLHRFYETLFGRISELEPVSLSLEMLEQDGQYIVNEFLEGTISESNFLSSTTQWKNFKSDYLPLVSIAKEKKCNVLAANPPRRYVNLISRKGLSAYREFNDRAIQYLPPAYSLEKYLTEEYKQRLSALFGQGHGTGHGGSQYLVLAQATWDQGMAEVISREFYKTGKKVVHLNGRFHSDRLGGVVHRLQEMGLSVLVLSGFVKDREESRDFAKIADFVILTNGR
- a CDS encoding glutathione peroxidase — protein: MQRKVLFAIFLLISSYIYAGGKKMSFFDFKSVSIQGKEVSLSDYKGNPVLVVNVASKCGYTPQYEGLEKIHQTYKAKGLKVIGFPSNDFGGQEPGTETQIAEFCKLNFGVSFDLMKKTKVLGNDKDPVYQFLTENAKEKGDVKWNFEKFLIDKNGNVVFRFPSGTKPESAELKQAIESLL
- a CDS encoding phosphorylase, with the translated sequence MSALFFAVLSEAKSWLERSQAKPFSHSGKFRIFKNESHFIIISGTGKLSMALAVSEFAHTLSKEERNQMKIWNLGIAGSNNQEIPLGDFFWIHKITDAASGRDFYPDRIMGSQFKKETNLKTFDKPITKEKKVDRFLSLTEEELDGVSLIDMEGSGFFEAASLYFPLENIAVGKVVSDHLEGKFCQSENIEMMMEKILNPLYEEWISPLPWDRVDPFETNDWPIVETFIQDIRLTETMKHDLKKSVRFFRLRNPDSLLPLPETMLKNNLKSKTDLKQFFDDWRKSLHV
- a CDS encoding SPL family radical SAM protein; translation: MFKTFSHIYIEENIKDHFRTKEILARFPNSIPILIRHYKDSFNRNSQNFRIQKESPKLILAEKKENFLYPGSDFSPNFSHPHFYYNTLALNCIYDCEYCYLQGMFPSANLVLFVNWEDFFSATEEFIEKNKSLYLALSYDTDLLALESFFPATKEWLKFAELHPNLSLEIRTKSTNYGQIAKMKPNPNVILAWTVSPQAIIEKVEHGTPSLQARLKSINQAISDGWKVRICIDPILRVPDWNTHYQSLADILGKELKMDGLTDISFGGFRMNIDFLKRITEVRKDSSILFHAFEKKDKIVSYSKLETEEILELMSTSLNKNFSPSQIKVSYF
- a CDS encoding adenylate/guanylate cyclase domain-containing protein, which translates into the protein MKKRVILLSLLGIFFAIFGCAEVNRNKPIAKEGKLDLSSWDFIKDGNITLDGEWEFYWNQTAKGIQIDEELGRESKYIYQTIPSNWKGVDWFGETLGGFGYATYKLKVRFPKDTPNLAFHNLDLSSAYRLYINGKLVLERGSFGINPNYFEPSYKSVLMDLEPVSGETEIVYEISNFHYSKGGFWESMELGERRTLYDKVNRSYQVTSFLAGSIFLWALYHLGLFVMRRQDKASLFISLFSLLIVMRLLTIGERNILNIFPNMPMDFLIRLEFSTIYIATIVFAYFYRLVFPNTVGQKTIWVLNILIAPFLISIFLPVAVFSAQIHYFQIFLILVCVRITIAIIMAYRSDTVGAGLSLIGFSFVFGTVVHDILYQNNVINTMNLTPFGFLGFILFQGYILSYGFTRAYLSIEKLKERLEVSNKELNILKEGLEDIVVERTQELENSKANIERLNEFAKTLNTSLELDSILAKAFDYLNEEVYCDSMILLLVDVENSKIIYHKSVISPNSALALASKLNGMSFPLDPSAGIFYQVYKRNRPFRFAKVWESRLTESNQKFVQLIGKHPGMIIPLSSQGKVIAMLALFTEQKGTNFSRSQLQLVENTAENIATAVTNSILVEEMNREKFIAENARMQMENAKNEVVKLNEFTKKINSESSLSQIIEEMFKYILKTFEIEATLLQLIDPKKKELYTYNTTIPTYATEDQLIFAKSIRVPLNERGGIIYKTFLRKKALFVSKPPKRYESELDKEIFSRLSLSSFVAVPLVVQNEVIGMAYFTSYQKPMEVTREVLQRISGFCDQIAGAIQNSLLLQITEEERKKSERAKAEIQKMNEFAKNVNSQDNLENILAEIFGFIRKNYKIEHCVLYFLDKEYNEFRYLNHSGFDLLVDENINYFKSLRFPLREESGFVYKCYKRKRHFYMKHVPKTMPFEIDKQITEKSGMTGFLISPLVNNDEVVAMAVYGISDENIQLTTDEVNSIVGVSEHIASAINNHFLLKKIAEEKQRSDSLLLNILPKNVAEELQKKGRVNPVEFENVTLLMTSFPGFSQITGQLTPEELIEGLDLYFSRFDEIIKAQGMEKLRMTGDMYLAAGGLPVGNFTHAVDACLAALQIKNEVLRMIEDFKDIPFRPNGVTIAIHSGPVVAGVIGKSKFNYDVWGKTVTQTQAIRRGGVGVPINISQETMEKVKRLFQIDNQRQIDTYEGDQFPIYELLSLKSDLSDDSGFVPNEKFGRLYTQQKRGAKILIK